TTCTTTTTTTGCATTCTAGAACATAGTATCGGGTTTTTTCCGGTTTGAAGTCCGGTTGATTCTTGAAGAGGGGAACAATCTGATCCACAGAATAACCTTTATTTAGGAATTCAACGGCTATGGCAATCCTCATTAAATGCCCATTTTCACCTTCCAGAGGGTTGTTTAGCGCTTCTTTTATGCAGGGCCGTATTTCCTTGGCGTTTTTAGGTTTCCAGCTGTATTTCTCTAATCGCTTTCTGAATAGGTTGCGCCATTTCTCCTCATTCACGGTTTCATATTAAATCGTGAGGGTAAGGCTAAAAGAAAATCTGACATATGGATCCTGAAAGAGATCAAAGGGAGCTCTCTCATAGCATATCACAGGAAACTCCGGCATAGAGTGGAAATTCCGTTAAATAATCTCGGCAGAGCTTTAAGGAGATTCTCTTATGTCGATAATATCGATGTGACCCAAAACGCAGACTATTTGATACTGAAATGGTTCGACGGGATTAAGGATATGGCAAGATATGTAATTCCAGTGAGAAAGCTGGAAGATTTTAATCCAGATGTTGTGAAATCATGGGAGAAAAAATTTATGGGTAAGAGGGCACTTCTTCTAGCAAGACGCCTATATTTGTCCTCCCCGGGAACATGTTTGATAGCCTTCTACTCGGACGAACCTACAGTAGGAATCGACTTGTGGAGCCTACGCAATTTGGACAGAAATGAAGCGAAAATCATGGCGCTATGGTTAAACAGTTCAATAAATATTCTCCAGCTCCTATACATGGGGGTTGCATGCGAAGGCCCATGGATGAAGCTCCACAACTACATGCTGAAGAGACTACTAGCCCCCGATCCAGGAAAGCTAACCAAGAAAGAGAGAAAGCAACTTATGAAAGTTTTCGATGAGATAAAAGACTTTTCCTTCCCAAGCATTAAGGAACAACTAAAAGGAGATATTGAAGCCAGAAAAACCATAGACAAAACATGGCTTAAGATTTTAAATTATGAAGGTGATCCCGAAGAACTTTTAAAGAAGCTTTACGCTTCAATAATGCAAGAGCTAAAAATTATTGATGAGCTTACGCACTAAAGAAGTTACAGCACACCTTAAGACTTCTTCCCATCCTAAAGATTACTCATCGAGTTTCTTAAGCATTTCCTCTGCTTCCTCATCGCTTTCGGCTATGTCGCCTGTAAGTCTAAAGAGTTTGCCGCGTGGTCCAAGATTATAGTAGCCTAGCTCCCTAAGCCACTTCTCAACTCTGTCACCCTGCTCTATAACGTCCCGCAAGTAGGCTTTCTCCCTCTCGTTCAGAGGCCTGCCCAGCCATTTATGCCCATCCCTAAGGTATCCCTTAGCTATCTCACGGTTCTTCAAGGCTGGAAGCACTGCCCACAAAGGAACATGGCCCTTCAACCTTCAGAATCCTCCCCAAAGGCTCTGCGATAATTTTCCCCTTCGTGCATATCTAAACTTTCTGCTGCTTGTCCGGCTTACCCTTCAAACGGAGAAGCTGTTTTCCGTGCCCAACGCCAAAATTCGGAACGTTCCGAATTTTCGTTTTCACGTCTTCAAGCAACTCTGTAAGCCTAAGGTAGTCGTAGACGGCCTTCTCCGACATTTTCTCTCCCGTAAGCTCTTCTATCATCATGGCGATAGTTCCAACTATGTGCTTGCCTTTTATTCCGCCAGCTTCTTCTTCCAGCGTCCCGTAGAGTTGCCTGTACGCTTCTGCTCTCTGAATGGCTGTAAGCTCTTTGCGGTGAAGGTTTTCGGCAAGCTGCCAAGCCTTAACTTCCAATTCGCTTCTGAACCTGTGGACGCGCACGAGAACTTCCGGCATATACGCGTATTTGGCTAGGTAACGTGCAATAAAGAAAAAAGGGATTTTGCGGTGGGTTGTCAAAAAATATTTATATGGTAGCGGGGGGTCGATTTGAACGACCGATCTCCGGGTTATGAGCCCGGCGGGTTAACCTGGCTACCCCACCCCGCTATCCTTGATTAACTCTAGTAAGGCTCTCTAATAAGTTTTAAACCGTCTCAGACCATTCTCTCACAGTAGCTGAACCGTCACACGGTCTCCGTCTTTTAGACTGAGTTTTTCCCGGAGGTTTTCGGCAGCGATTATCTCGACAAGGTCTTCTGGATAGTCGGGTTTCAACGGTATTATCGCGGCCGCCCTTATAGAATCCTCTACAAGAACCTCGACTAAGAGTCCTTTATAAAATCCCTCAGCCGGAACTATTTCTGCACAAGCTTTCTTTTCAAGAGTTCTCCTAGCCTCTCTATCGACTTTTAGGTTTAAGGTCCCAGGATAGGGTTCGAAACCGAGTTTTTCCCGAAGCTGTCTCCTAACCCAAGGAAGGTTTACGTAGAAGCCGGCGACGCCTAAACCGCTTGTGACCACCCCGATAACCCTTATCATAGGCTGAGCATATACGGTGTAGGTCAAACCCTAATAAGAGGTTTAGCTGTCTGAATCTCTAGGACGTTAGGAGAGGGTTAAATGAGAGATGTCTAGAAAAGTTTTTCGCATAACCGCCGACAGTGGTATACCGCTTATAGGGTCCGTAGGCTTCGGGCTTATCGATAGGGGAACAAATGTGATACAGGTCAGACCGACGAGCGTATGTCCGCTCTCCTGTATATTCTGCTCGACCGACGCCGGTCCACGGTCTAGGAGAAGGCTTACCGAGTACATGGTTGAGCTAGACTATCTGGTCGATGAGTTTAGAAGGCTCACAGCCGTTAAAGACTGCCGTTTCATCGAGGCGCACATAGACACGGTAGGAGACCCCTTAACCTACCCTAAACTTCCTGAGCTATGTCAGGCATTAAGAGAGACCCCTAAGGTTGAAGTCGTCTCGCTGCAGACCCATGGATATCTCTTAACCGAGAAGCTTGTAGACCGGCTTGAGGCTGCTGGTTTATCAAGGATAAACTTGTCGATAGACAGCTTAGACCCGGAACTTGCGAAGAGGATCTCAGGAACCGAAAACTACGATGTCGAAAGGATCGTAGGGATCGCCGAGTACATCGCGGCCTCTAGGATAGACTTGTTGATAGCTCCTGTATGGGTTCCTGGTGTCAACGATGGAGATATCGAGAAGCTCATAAAGCTGGCTTTAAAGATAGGCGCCGGTAAACGCTGGCCGCCGCTTGGTATACAGAAGATGCTCATCCATAAGCACGGTAGAAAGCCTAAAGGTGTAAAGCCTATGAGCTGGAGAGAGTTCTATGGGAGATTGCGAAGGCTAGAGTTGTCGTACGGGGTTAGGCTAATCCTAAAGCCGGATGACTTCGGAACGCATAAATGCAGAGGTCTGCCGCTAGCGTTTAAGAGGCTCGAGAAGACATGGGTTAAGCTTGTGGGGCCGGGTTTGTTCAAAGGCGAGAAGCTCGGAGTGGCTAGAGGACGTGTATTGACGGTCGTAGACGCGGAGGAAGCACCGGTCGGCTCGAAGATAAGGGTTAGAGTGATCAGGGTCAAGGATAACATCTACATGGCTAGGTTCGAGCCTTGAAGATGGAAAAAAGAGAGACGTTACTTGCTCGATAGTTGAACTTTCTCGAACTTAACGTGTGGACTGTAGGAGCTCATCGACTCGTATAGTTCCTTAGAGAGCCCCACGACCTTAACGTTCATCAACTGGTAGAAATCTCCGCCTATGACTGCCCCTTTAACCCTACCCGCTATCGAGCCGTTCGATATGAAATATCCATGCGTTACCGTAGCGTTTAAGAACCCGCTCACAGGGTTCGAAAGCCACTCCCCTATCGTCTTAAGGACGTAGACGCCTTTAGAGGTATCCTCGACCATCTCCTCAAGCGTATAGTCTCCCGGGTTAAGTATCAAGTTGTTCGGCAGCGGGACGGTGGAAGCTCCGACGGACCTATGCGCGTTACCTGTGCTTCTGCGGTTCTCTTTGTTCGCCGTATATGTATCGTATAGGTAGGTCTTCAACACGCCCCTATCGAATATCACGTTTCGTCTCACGGGTATGCCCTCATCGTCGCATGGTTTGCTTCCGACATAGCCGGGTACTGTACCGTCGTCCACGAACGTGATGTTTTCGGATAACAGTTTACACCCAACCTTTCCGGCGAGCGGGGACCTACCCATCTGGACCGCGTCGGCCGATACCGCTTGGGAAAGCATAATCCTAAAGATAGAAGCCGCTACACGTCCGTCTAAGATCAGGTCGTATAGCCCCGTCGATACGGCTTCCGCGTCCAGAAACTCGTATGTCTTTAAACCGACTTCACGGCCAAGCTCATACGGTTTAATACGGTCTAAGCTACGTGAGTTCTGAAAATCTGTGTATACGGCCGACCTACCAGGCTCCTCAGCCCTACCGCTGATGTAGATGAATATCGAAGTTCCTC
The DNA window shown above is from Candidatus Bathyarchaeota archaeon and carries:
- a CDS encoding TldD/PmbA family protein, whose product is METSHIADRLIRFGAEDGDYMVTKSDDLIIDFTDKIRAIRFTSGYTVYIRVSVGKHVGFYTSNDLSPEGIEEAAKTAVKIAEVSPEDPYWVGAPRGLGLTDVEGIYDKRLAELTPDEAVDMVKSAMEGVSTAKPGVRPVRGSLRINVREYTIGNLNGEEVSRRGTSIFIYISGRAEEPGRSAVYTDFQNSRSLDRIKPYELGREVGLKTYEFLDAEAVSTGLYDLILDGRVAASIFRIMLSQAVSADAVQMGRSPLAGKVGCKLLSENITFVDDGTVPGYVGSKPCDDEGIPVRRNVIFDRGVLKTYLYDTYTANKENRRSTGNAHRSVGASTVPLPNNLILNPGDYTLEEMVEDTSKGVYVLKTIGEWLSNPVSGFLNATVTHGYFISNGSIAGRVKGAVIGGDFYQLMNVKVVGLSKELYESMSSYSPHVKFEKVQLSSK
- a CDS encoding radical SAM protein → MSRKVFRITADSGIPLIGSVGFGLIDRGTNVIQVRPTSVCPLSCIFCSTDAGPRSRRRLTEYMVELDYLVDEFRRLTAVKDCRFIEAHIDTVGDPLTYPKLPELCQALRETPKVEVVSLQTHGYLLTEKLVDRLEAAGLSRINLSIDSLDPELAKRISGTENYDVERIVGIAEYIAASRIDLLIAPVWVPGVNDGDIEKLIKLALKIGAGKRWPPLGIQKMLIHKHGRKPKGVKPMSWREFYGRLRRLELSYGVRLILKPDDFGTHKCRGLPLAFKRLEKTWVKLVGPGLFKGEKLGVARGRVLTVVDAEEAPVGSKIRVRVIRVKDNIYMARFEP
- a CDS encoding CTP-dependent riboflavin kinase, with product MTYTVYAQPMIRVIGVVTSGLGVAGFYVNLPWVRRQLREKLGFEPYPGTLNLKVDREARRTLEKKACAEIVPAEGFYKGLLVEVLVEDSIRAAAIIPLKPDYPEDLVEIIAAENLREKLSLKDGDRVTVQLL